One genomic window of Desulfuromonadales bacterium includes the following:
- the nuoL gene encoding NADH-quinone oxidoreductase subunit L produces MYDKLWLIPFFPLLGSVINGLLGKKIKNEKVIGAIGTLAIASSFVVSCKYFFQLLGDTEKVHEQVIASWMSVGPLQVDWGFLLDPLSALMIMVVTGVGSLIHLYSVGYMHGEEGFYRYFSYLNLFCFSMLMLVLGNNALVMFIGWEGVGLCSYLLIGYYFHKQSAGDAAKKAFVVNRVGDFGFLLGLLTLYWTLGSEHGVWTLNFVEIAKHGHLLGAGSLVVTIITLCFFLGATGKSAQIPLYTWLPDAMEGPTPVSALIHAATMVTAGVYMIGRMNGLFAMAPDTMMTIAIVGAATAIFAASIGLAQNDIKRVLAYSTVSQLGYMFLAMGVGAFTAGIFHLMTHAFFKACLFLGSGSVIHALSGEQDMRFMGGLRKHMPYTHATFLIATIAIAGIPGLAGFFSKDEILWWAFASTRGHWLLWLVAAGAAGMTAFYMFRLVFMTFYGKERLTHHAKHHLHESPFVITLPLMVLAVLSVFGGYVGVPAILGGANHIHHFLEPVFGHSTETFGLSAHGSHAAEYGLMGVSIGIAVVGIALAYLMYLKSPELPARFVASFQGLHRAVFNKWYVDEIYDALFINPTKRLGTFLWKGFDVVVVDGIVNGTGKIVVAFSKALRFTQTGYVHNYAMSMAVGAIVIVAVYVFR; encoded by the coding sequence ATGTACGACAAACTGTGGCTCATCCCGTTCTTTCCGCTGCTGGGGTCCGTGATCAACGGACTGCTCGGTAAGAAGATCAAGAATGAGAAGGTGATCGGGGCCATTGGAACCCTGGCCATCGCGTCCTCCTTCGTGGTCTCCTGCAAGTACTTCTTCCAACTGCTCGGCGACACGGAAAAGGTCCACGAGCAGGTGATTGCGTCCTGGATGTCCGTGGGGCCACTGCAGGTCGATTGGGGCTTCCTCCTCGATCCCCTCTCGGCGTTGATGATCATGGTGGTAACCGGGGTCGGCTCGCTGATCCATCTCTACTCCGTCGGCTACATGCACGGCGAGGAAGGGTTCTACCGCTACTTCTCCTACCTGAACCTCTTCTGCTTCTCCATGCTGATGCTGGTACTGGGCAACAATGCTCTCGTCATGTTCATCGGCTGGGAGGGCGTCGGTCTCTGCTCCTATCTCCTCATCGGCTACTACTTTCACAAGCAGAGCGCCGGCGACGCCGCCAAAAAGGCGTTCGTCGTCAACCGCGTCGGCGACTTCGGCTTTCTGCTCGGCCTGTTGACCCTTTACTGGACGCTGGGGAGCGAGCATGGCGTCTGGACCCTCAACTTCGTCGAGATCGCCAAACACGGCCATCTGCTGGGCGCCGGCAGCCTGGTGGTGACCATCATCACGCTCTGCTTCTTCCTCGGTGCCACCGGCAAGTCGGCGCAGATCCCTCTTTACACCTGGTTGCCCGACGCCATGGAAGGCCCCACCCCGGTCTCCGCCCTGATCCATGCAGCCACCATGGTCACCGCCGGCGTCTACATGATCGGCCGAATGAACGGCCTCTTCGCCATGGCTCCCGACACCATGATGACGATCGCCATCGTCGGGGCCGCCACCGCCATCTTCGCTGCCTCGATTGGCCTCGCCCAGAATGATATCAAGCGGGTGCTCGCCTACTCGACAGTCTCCCAGCTCGGCTACATGTTCCTGGCCATGGGGGTCGGTGCCTTTACCGCCGGCATCTTCCACCTGATGACCCATGCCTTCTTCAAGGCCTGCCTCTTCCTTGGCTCCGGTTCGGTCATTCACGCCCTGTCCGGCGAACAGGACATGCGCTTCATGGGTGGTCTGCGCAAGCATATGCCCTATACCCACGCCACCTTCCTCATCGCCACCATCGCCATCGCCGGCATACCCGGTCTGGCCGGCTTCTTTTCCAAGGACGAGATCCTCTGGTGGGCCTTTGCCTCGACCCGTGGCCACTGGCTGCTCTGGCTGGTCGCTGCCGGCGCCGCCGGCATGACTGCCTTCTACATGTTCCGCCTGGTCTTCATGACCTTCTACGGCAAGGAGCGCCTGACGCACCACGCCAAGCACCACCTGCATGAGTCCCCTTTCGTCATCACCCTGCCGCTCATGGTGCTGGCGGTGCTTTCGGTATTCGGTGGTTATGTCGGCGTCCCGGCCATCCTGGGCGGCGCCAACCATATCCACCATTTCCTGGAGCCGGTCTTCGGCCATTCGACCGAAACCTTTGGTCTCTCTGCCCACGGTAGCCACGCTGCTGAGTACGGTCTCATGGGGGTATCCATTGGCATCGCCGTGGTCGGCATTGCCCTGGCCTACCTCATGTACCTGAAGAGCCCGGAGCTGCCGGCCCGCTTCGTCGCCTCCTTCCAGGGCCTGCACCGGGCGGTATTCAACAAGTGGTACGTGGACGAGATTTACGACGCCCTCTTCATCAACCCCACCAAGCGACTCGGCACCTTCCTCTGGAAAGGGTTCGATGTGGTCGTGGTTGACGGCATCGTCAACGGAACCGGCAAGATTGTCGTCGCTTTTTCGAAGGCCCTTCGCTTCACCCAGACCGGCTATGTCCACAACTACGCCATGTCGATGGCGGTCGGGGCTATTGTGATCGTGGCCGTTTACGTCTTCAGGTAA